In Xanthomonas sp. SI, the following are encoded in one genomic region:
- a CDS encoding efflux RND transporter permease subunit: MLARFFIARPIFAWVLAICIMAAGAIAVFTLPVEQYPDIAPPGVNVTATYNGASAQTVEDSVTQVIEQQIKGIDHLLYFSSTSSSSGQARISITFDQAANPDIAQVQVQNAVNQALNRLPQEVQQQGVTVSKSQGDSLMAVALYDSTDRLDNVDISDYLISTLQDPISRINGVGEINVFGAQYAMRVWMDPHKLNAYNLMPGDVRSAIEAQNTQVTAGELGALPTGADQELNATVTAQSRLQTAEQFRAIILATQADGSSVHLGDVARVEIGAENYQNSATLNGHPASGFSVTLSSGANAVATSDAVRATIERLKPTFPPGMEVAYPRDSTPFVRISIEGVVHTLIEAIVLVVVVMFLFLQNGRATLIPAITVPVVLLGTFGILAAAGFTINTLTLFAMVLAIGLLVDDAIVVVENVERIMHEQHLPPREATEQSMGEITGALIGITVVLGAVFLPMAFFGGSTGIIYRQFSITIASAMALSALVALTLTPALCATLLKPVEKERQLGRFFRWFNRGVERSQHAYQRRLGTLLRQPRRWMALYVVIVLAMAALYARMPTGFLPVEDQGQVQIQFTTPEGTPLAKTEALGRRINDYFMAHEKDNITAVFMVIGRNNAGTGQNAGQAFVALRPWGERNRDNTAQAIIDRANKYFRGTADAKISVLSPPAVRGLGQSSGFELWIRDSDGAGRPALLKAQQQVLQEAGDDPQLTAVRLNGLGDKAQLQVDIDQAQASALGLAQSDINATLSTAWGGSYVNDFIDRGRVKRVYVQGDAPYRSLPEDIGQWYVRGKDGQMAPFASFASTHWTRGPQLQQRFNGLPASQIQGGAAADSSSGEAMQRMQALVAKQKGFDLQWSGLSYQEQLSSNQTLWLYTASIVFIFLCLAALYESWSIPVAVLLVIPLGVLGTVTATTLAGFVNDIYFQVGLLTTIGLSAKNAILIVEFAEAEQRAGRPLLEAALEGARLRLRPIVMTSLAFVAGVLPLALSTGAGAASRREIGVSVIGGMLSGTLLAVLLVPLFFVLVRRLLHGRAADAQAG; the protein is encoded by the coding sequence ATGCTCGCGCGCTTCTTCATCGCCCGCCCGATCTTCGCCTGGGTGCTGGCGATCTGCATCATGGCCGCCGGCGCCATCGCCGTGTTCACCCTGCCGGTGGAGCAGTATCCCGACATCGCCCCGCCCGGGGTCAACGTCACCGCCACCTACAACGGCGCCTCGGCGCAGACGGTGGAGGACAGCGTCACCCAGGTGATCGAGCAGCAGATCAAGGGCATCGACCACCTGCTGTACTTCTCCTCGACCAGTTCCTCGTCCGGGCAGGCGCGGATCAGCATCACCTTCGACCAGGCCGCCAATCCCGACATCGCCCAGGTGCAGGTGCAGAACGCGGTCAACCAGGCGCTCAACCGCCTGCCGCAGGAAGTGCAGCAGCAGGGCGTGACCGTGTCCAAGTCGCAGGGCGACAGCCTGATGGCGGTGGCGCTGTACGACAGCACCGACCGGCTGGACAATGTCGACATCTCCGACTACCTGATCAGCACCCTGCAGGATCCGATCAGCCGCATCAACGGCGTCGGCGAGATCAACGTGTTCGGCGCGCAGTACGCGATGCGCGTGTGGATGGACCCGCACAAGCTCAACGCCTACAACCTGATGCCTGGCGACGTGCGCAGCGCGATCGAGGCGCAGAACACCCAGGTCACCGCTGGCGAACTCGGCGCGCTGCCCACCGGCGCCGACCAGGAGCTTAACGCCACGGTGACCGCGCAGTCGCGGCTGCAGACCGCCGAGCAGTTCCGCGCCATCATCCTGGCCACCCAGGCCGACGGCTCCAGCGTGCACCTGGGCGACGTGGCGCGGGTGGAGATCGGCGCGGAGAACTACCAGAACAGCGCCACGCTCAACGGCCATCCGGCGTCCGGCTTCTCGGTGACGCTGTCCTCCGGCGCCAACGCGGTGGCCACGTCCGACGCGGTGCGCGCCACCATCGAGCGGCTCAAGCCGACCTTCCCGCCGGGCATGGAGGTCGCCTACCCGCGCGACAGCACGCCGTTCGTGCGGATCTCGATCGAAGGCGTGGTGCACACCTTGATCGAGGCGATCGTGCTGGTGGTGGTGGTGATGTTCCTGTTCCTGCAGAACGGCCGCGCCACGCTGATCCCGGCGATCACCGTGCCGGTGGTGCTGCTGGGTACGTTCGGCATCCTCGCCGCGGCCGGCTTCACCATCAATACGCTGACCCTGTTCGCGATGGTGCTGGCGATCGGCCTGCTGGTGGACGATGCGATCGTGGTGGTGGAGAACGTCGAGCGGATCATGCACGAGCAGCATCTGCCGCCGCGCGAGGCGACCGAGCAATCGATGGGCGAGATCACCGGCGCGCTGATCGGCATCACCGTGGTGCTGGGCGCGGTGTTCCTGCCGATGGCGTTCTTCGGCGGCTCCACCGGCATCATCTACCGCCAGTTCTCGATCACCATCGCCTCGGCGATGGCGCTGTCGGCGCTGGTCGCGCTGACCCTGACCCCGGCGCTGTGCGCGACCCTGCTCAAGCCGGTGGAAAAGGAGCGCCAGCTCGGACGCTTCTTCCGCTGGTTCAACCGCGGCGTGGAGCGCAGCCAGCACGCCTACCAGCGCCGGCTCGGCACGCTGCTGCGGCAGCCGCGGCGCTGGATGGCGCTGTACGTGGTGATCGTGCTGGCGATGGCGGCGCTGTACGCGCGCATGCCCACCGGCTTCCTGCCGGTGGAAGACCAGGGCCAGGTGCAGATCCAGTTCACCACGCCCGAGGGCACGCCGCTGGCCAAGACCGAGGCGCTGGGCCGGCGCATCAACGATTACTTCATGGCCCACGAGAAGGACAACATCACCGCGGTGTTCATGGTGATCGGCCGCAACAACGCCGGCACCGGGCAGAACGCCGGCCAGGCCTTCGTCGCGCTGCGGCCCTGGGGCGAGCGCAACCGCGACAACACCGCGCAAGCGATCATCGACCGCGCCAACAAGTATTTCCGCGGCACCGCCGATGCCAAGATCAGCGTGCTGTCGCCGCCGGCGGTGCGCGGCCTGGGCCAGTCCAGCGGCTTCGAGCTGTGGATCCGCGACAGCGACGGCGCCGGCCGTCCGGCCCTGCTGAAGGCGCAGCAGCAGGTGCTGCAGGAGGCCGGCGACGATCCGCAGCTGACCGCGGTGCGGCTCAACGGGCTGGGCGACAAGGCGCAGCTGCAGGTGGACATCGACCAGGCCCAGGCCAGCGCGCTGGGGCTGGCGCAGAGCGACATCAATGCCACGCTGTCCACGGCATGGGGCGGCAGCTACGTCAACGACTTCATCGACCGCGGCCGGGTCAAGCGCGTCTACGTGCAGGGCGATGCGCCGTACCGCTCGCTGCCGGAAGACATCGGCCAGTGGTACGTGCGCGGCAAGGACGGGCAGATGGCGCCGTTCGCCAGTTTCGCCAGCACCCATTGGACCCGCGGGCCGCAGCTGCAGCAGCGGTTCAACGGCCTGCCGGCGTCGCAGATCCAGGGCGGGGCCGCGGCCGACAGCAGTTCCGGCGAGGCGATGCAGCGGATGCAGGCGCTGGTCGCCAAACAGAAGGGCTTCGACCTGCAGTGGAGCGGCCTGTCCTACCAGGAGCAGCTGTCGAGCAACCAGACGCTGTGGCTGTACACCGCCTCGATCGTGTTCATTTTCCTGTGCCTGGCGGCGCTGTACGAGAGCTGGTCGATCCCGGTGGCGGTGTTGCTGGTGATCCCGTTGGGCGTGCTCGGCACGGTCACCGCGACCACCCTGGCCGGCTTCGTCAACGACATCTATTTCCAGGTCGGCCTGCTGACCACGATCGGCCTGTCGGCGAAGAACGCGATCCTGATCGTGGAGTTCGCCGAGGCCGAGCAGCGCGCCGGGCGGCCGTTGCTGGAGGCGGCGCTGGAAGGCGCGCGGCTGCGCCTGCGGCCGATCGTGATGACCTCGCTGGCGTTCGTCGCCGGCGTGCTGCCGCTGGCGCTGTCCACCGGCGCCGGCGCGGCCAGCCGCCGCGAGATCGGCGTCAGCGTGATCGGCGGCATGCTCTCGGGCACGCTGCTGGCGGTGCTGCTGGTGCCACTGTTCTTCGTGCTGGTGCGGCGCCTGCTGCATGGCCGGGCGGCGGACGCGCAGGCCGGGTAG
- a CDS encoding YdiU family protein codes for MPALRFDNRFTAELPGDPERGPRLREVLGALWSEVAPTPVAAPQLLAHSREVAAMLGLSEQEVLAPQFAEVFAGNALYPGMRPYATNYGGHQFGHWAGQLGDGRAIALGEALGADGQRWELQLKGAGRTPYSRGADGRAVLRSSIREFLCSEAMHHLGVPTTRALSLVATGERVVRDMFYDGHPRAEPGAVVCRVAPSFVRFGSFELPAARGETALLRQLADFVIDRDFPELHANGATRHADWFGEVCARTATMVAHWMRVGFVHGVMNTDNMSILGLTIDYGPYGWIDDYDPDWTPNTTDAQGRRYRFGTQPQIAYWNLTRLAQALAPLFDDVAPLQAGLARFRETYAQAERDNAAAKLGLAACGEPDLALMQDLLQLLQQGEVDMTLWFRELSAAQLPTLADLAVAFYDPAKLAAQAPAFEAWLARYAQRLRDDPLPAAARVAKMRAANPRYVLRNYLAQQAIDRAEQGDTDGIAELLEVMRRPYDEQPGREAFAARRPDWARERAGCSMLSCSS; via the coding sequence ATGCCCGCATTGCGCTTCGACAACCGTTTTACCGCCGAGCTGCCTGGCGATCCCGAGCGCGGACCGCGCCTGCGCGAGGTGCTGGGCGCGTTGTGGTCGGAGGTCGCGCCGACCCCGGTGGCCGCGCCGCAGTTGCTTGCCCATTCGCGCGAGGTGGCGGCCATGCTCGGTTTGTCGGAGCAGGAGGTGCTGGCGCCGCAGTTCGCCGAGGTCTTCGCCGGCAATGCGCTTTACCCGGGCATGCGGCCGTACGCGACGAACTACGGCGGCCACCAGTTCGGGCATTGGGCTGGTCAGCTCGGCGATGGCCGCGCGATCGCGCTGGGCGAGGCGCTGGGGGCGGACGGGCAGCGCTGGGAGCTGCAGCTCAAGGGTGCCGGGCGCACGCCGTATTCGCGCGGTGCCGATGGCCGCGCGGTGCTGCGCTCGTCGATCCGCGAATTCCTGTGCAGCGAGGCCATGCACCATCTCGGCGTGCCGACCACGCGCGCGCTGAGTCTGGTCGCGACCGGCGAGCGCGTGGTGCGCGACATGTTCTACGACGGCCATCCGCGCGCCGAGCCGGGTGCGGTGGTGTGCCGGGTGGCGCCGTCGTTCGTGCGCTTCGGCAGTTTCGAGTTGCCGGCCGCGCGCGGCGAGACGGCCTTGCTGCGGCAACTGGCCGACTTCGTGATCGACCGCGATTTCCCCGAGCTGCACGCAAATGGCGCCACGCGCCATGCCGACTGGTTCGGCGAGGTCTGCGCGCGCACCGCGACGATGGTCGCGCACTGGATGCGGGTCGGCTTCGTGCATGGGGTGATGAACACCGACAACATGTCGATCCTGGGCTTGACCATCGACTACGGCCCTTACGGCTGGATCGACGACTACGATCCGGACTGGACGCCGAACACCACCGACGCCCAGGGCCGCCGCTACCGTTTCGGCACCCAGCCGCAGATCGCGTACTGGAACCTGACCCGGCTGGCGCAGGCGCTGGCGCCGCTGTTCGACGACGTCGCGCCGCTGCAGGCCGGGCTGGCACGTTTCCGCGAGACATACGCCCAGGCCGAACGCGACAACGCCGCCGCCAAGCTCGGCCTGGCCGCATGCGGCGAGCCCGATCTGGCGCTGATGCAGGACCTGTTGCAACTGCTGCAGCAGGGCGAGGTGGACATGACCCTGTGGTTCCGCGAGCTGAGCGCGGCGCAGCTGCCGACGCTGGCGGACCTGGCTGTTGCGTTCTACGACCCGGCCAAGCTGGCCGCGCAGGCGCCGGCGTTCGAGGCCTGGCTGGCGCGCTATGCGCAGCGGCTGCGCGACGATCCGCTGCCGGCGGCCGCGCGCGTGGCGAAGATGCGCGCGGCGAACCCGCGCTACGTGCTGCGCAATTACCTGGCGCAGCAGGCGATCGACCGTGCCGAGCAGGGCGACACCGACGGCATCGCCGAATTGCTGGAGGTGATGCGCCGGCCCTACGACGAGCAGCCGGGACGCGAGGCGTTCGCGGCGCGGCGCCCGGACTGGGCGCGCGAACGCGCCGGTTGTTCGATGCTGTCGTGCAGTTCCTGA
- a CDS encoding ATP-binding cassette domain-containing protein, protein MPLITLQNVDYSVGGPLLLEKTELSIEPGERIALIGRNGAGKSTLMKLIAGELKPDDGEIRVQQGVRIARLEQEVPHGAAGSVFDVVADGLGELGHWLAEFHRLSHAAEFDGDALGAVQSKIDGANGWALDQRVNETLTRLDLDGDAEFARLSGGMKRRVLLARALVSAPDLLLLDEPTNHLDIEAIDWLELFLKGWNGSVVFVTHDRRFLRALATRIVEIDRGQVTSWPGDWANYERRREERLNAQAQENARFDKMLAQEEVWIRQGIKARRTRDEGRVRRLESMRNERTQRRELGGNVRMEAAQGESSGKKVIEAKELSFAFGARTMVRDFSSTILRGDRIGLIGPNGSGKTTLLKLLLGELTPGSGEVRTGTNLQVAYFDQYRATLREDWSAIENVAEGRDFIEVNGKRKHVHGYLQDFLFTPERARAPITRLSGGERNRLLLARLFAQPSNLLVMDEPTNDLDVETLELLEELLGDYTGTLLLVSHDRDFIDNVVTSTMVMEGDGRIGEYVGGYSDWVRQRAAPPASAMAVAKASATAAATAPAVAAAAAPAAKRKLSYKDARELEQLPARIETLEQQVAALTAAMTESSFYQRDAAAVTAHTQALTQAQAELDAAYARWSELDA, encoded by the coding sequence ATGCCTCTTATCACCCTACAGAACGTCGACTACAGCGTCGGCGGCCCCTTGTTGCTGGAAAAGACCGAATTGTCGATCGAGCCGGGCGAGCGTATCGCCCTGATCGGCCGCAACGGCGCCGGCAAATCGACCTTGATGAAACTGATCGCCGGCGAGCTCAAGCCCGACGACGGCGAGATCCGCGTCCAGCAGGGCGTGCGCATCGCGCGGCTGGAGCAGGAGGTGCCGCACGGCGCCGCCGGCAGCGTGTTCGACGTGGTCGCCGACGGCCTGGGCGAACTCGGCCATTGGCTGGCCGAGTTCCACCGGCTCAGCCATGCCGCCGAATTCGACGGCGATGCGCTGGGCGCGGTGCAGTCCAAGATCGACGGCGCCAACGGCTGGGCGCTGGACCAGCGGGTCAACGAGACCCTGACCCGGCTCGACCTGGACGGCGACGCGGAGTTCGCGCGGCTGTCCGGCGGCATGAAGCGGCGCGTGCTGCTGGCGCGCGCGCTGGTGTCGGCGCCGGACCTGCTGTTGCTCGACGAGCCGACCAACCACCTGGACATCGAGGCGATCGACTGGCTGGAACTGTTCCTGAAAGGCTGGAACGGCAGCGTGGTGTTCGTCACCCATGACCGGCGCTTCCTGCGCGCCCTGGCCACCCGCATCGTCGAGATCGACCGCGGCCAGGTCACCAGCTGGCCGGGCGACTGGGCCAACTACGAGCGCCGCCGCGAGGAGCGGCTCAACGCGCAGGCGCAGGAGAATGCGCGCTTCGACAAGATGCTGGCGCAGGAAGAAGTGTGGATCCGCCAGGGCATCAAGGCGCGCCGCACCCGCGACGAAGGCCGCGTGCGGCGCCTGGAGTCGATGCGCAACGAGCGCACCCAGCGCCGCGAGCTCGGCGGCAATGTGCGCATGGAGGCGGCGCAGGGCGAGTCCTCGGGCAAGAAGGTGATCGAGGCCAAGGAGCTGAGCTTCGCCTTCGGTGCGCGGACCATGGTGCGCGATTTCTCCAGCACCATCCTGCGCGGCGACCGTATCGGCCTGATCGGCCCCAACGGCAGCGGCAAGACCACGCTGCTGAAGCTGCTGCTGGGCGAGCTGACCCCGGGCAGCGGCGAGGTGCGCACCGGCACCAACCTGCAGGTGGCCTATTTCGACCAGTACCGCGCCACCTTGCGCGAGGACTGGAGCGCGATCGAGAACGTCGCCGAGGGCCGCGACTTCATCGAGGTCAACGGCAAGCGCAAGCACGTGCACGGCTATCTGCAGGATTTCCTGTTCACTCCGGAGCGCGCCCGCGCGCCGATCACCCGCCTGTCCGGCGGCGAACGCAACCGCTTGTTGCTGGCGCGCTTGTTCGCACAGCCGTCCAACCTGCTGGTGATGGACGAACCGACCAACGACCTGGACGTGGAGACGCTGGAGCTGCTGGAAGAGTTGCTCGGCGACTACACCGGCACCTTGCTGCTGGTCAGCCACGACCGCGACTTCATCGACAACGTGGTGACCTCGACCATGGTGATGGAAGGCGACGGCCGCATCGGCGAGTACGTCGGTGGTTACAGCGACTGGGTGCGGCAGCGCGCCGCGCCGCCGGCCAGCGCGATGGCGGTGGCCAAGGCCTCGGCCACTGCGGCGGCGACCGCGCCGGCGGTTGCCGCTGCCGCGGCGCCGGCGGCCAAGCGCAAGCTCAGTTACAAGGATGCGCGCGAACTGGAGCAGTTGCCGGCGCGGATCGAGACCCTGGAGCAGCAGGTCGCGGCATTGACCGCGGCGATGACGGAGTCCTCGTTCTACCAGCGCGATGCGGCGGCGGTGACCGCGCATACGCAGGCGCTGACCCAGGCGCAGGCCGAACTGGACGCGGCCTATGCGCGCTGGAGCGAGCTGGACGCGTAA
- the dbpA gene encoding ATP-dependent RNA helicase DbpA: MNDFDTLSLSPALAPGIDALGYTTMTPVQAQSLPPILAGQDVIVQAPTGSGKTAAFGLGLLHKLDPALTRAQALVLCPTRELADQVGKQLRKLATGIPNMKLVVLTGGMPLGPQLASLEAHDPQVVVGTPGRIQELARKRALHLGGVRTLVLDEGDRMLDMGFEEPIREIASRCDKHRQSLLFSATFPDAIRTLARELLKEPAEITIEGADSAPEIEQQFFEVDPTYRQKAVAGLLLRFTPESSVVFCNTRKEVDEVAGSLQQFGFSALALHGDMEQRDRDEVLVRFVNRSCNVLVASDVAARGLDVEDLAAVLNYELPTDTETYRHRIGRTARAGKRGLALSLVASRELPRAQALEAEQGQPLRWSRAPLATARPAQLPQAAMVTLRIDGGKTDKLRAGDILGALTGDAGLSGAAIGKIAIYATRSYVAIAREHAGRALGQLQAGKIKGRRFRVSKL; the protein is encoded by the coding sequence ATGAACGATTTCGACACCCTGTCCCTCTCCCCGGCGCTGGCGCCGGGCATCGACGCGCTCGGCTACACCACGATGACCCCGGTGCAGGCGCAGAGCCTGCCGCCGATCCTGGCCGGCCAGGACGTCATCGTGCAGGCGCCCACCGGCAGCGGCAAGACCGCGGCGTTCGGCCTGGGCCTGCTGCACAAGCTGGATCCGGCGCTGACCCGCGCGCAGGCGCTGGTGCTGTGCCCGACCCGCGAACTGGCCGACCAGGTCGGCAAGCAGCTGCGCAAGCTGGCCACCGGCATTCCCAACATGAAGCTGGTGGTGCTGACCGGCGGCATGCCGCTGGGCCCGCAGCTGGCCTCGCTGGAAGCGCACGACCCGCAGGTGGTGGTCGGCACGCCCGGGCGCATCCAGGAGCTTGCGCGCAAGCGCGCGCTGCACCTGGGCGGCGTACGTACGCTGGTGCTGGACGAGGGCGACCGCATGCTCGACATGGGCTTCGAGGAACCGATCCGCGAGATCGCCAGCCGCTGCGACAAGCACCGCCAGAGCCTGCTGTTCTCGGCCACCTTCCCCGACGCGATCCGCACCCTGGCCCGCGAGCTGCTGAAGGAACCGGCGGAAATCACCATCGAGGGCGCCGACAGCGCGCCGGAGATCGAGCAGCAGTTCTTCGAAGTCGACCCCACCTACCGGCAGAAGGCGGTGGCCGGGCTGCTGCTGCGCTTCACCCCCGAGTCCAGCGTGGTGTTCTGCAACACCCGCAAGGAGGTCGACGAAGTGGCCGGCTCGCTGCAGCAGTTCGGCTTCTCGGCGCTGGCGCTGCACGGCGACATGGAACAGCGCGACCGCGACGAAGTGCTGGTGCGCTTCGTCAACCGCAGCTGCAACGTGCTGGTCGCCAGCGACGTGGCCGCGCGCGGGCTGGACGTGGAAGACCTGGCGGCGGTGCTCAACTACGAACTGCCGACCGATACCGAAACCTACCGTCACCGCATCGGCCGCACCGCGCGCGCCGGCAAGCGCGGCCTGGCGCTGAGCCTGGTGGCGTCGCGCGAGCTGCCGCGCGCGCAGGCGCTGGAGGCCGAACAGGGCCAGCCGCTGCGCTGGTCGCGCGCGCCGCTGGCCACCGCGCGCCCGGCGCAGTTGCCGCAGGCGGCGATGGTCACGCTGCGCATCGACGGCGGCAAGACCGACAAGCTGCGCGCCGGCGACATCCTCGGCGCGCTGACCGGCGACGCCGGCCTGTCGGGCGCGGCGATCGGCAAGATCGCGATCTACGCGACCCGCTCCTACGTCGCCATCGCCCGCGAGCACGCCGGCCGGGCGCTGGGCCAGCTGCAGGCAGGCAAGATCAAGGGCCGCCGGTTCCGAGTCAGCAAGCTGTGA
- a CDS encoding efflux RND transporter periplasmic adaptor subunit, whose protein sequence is MPAPFVQRSRRTLSLLLSVALVTLAGCKGERTAPPAQARTVGVVTLQPQSVPLSAELAGRTAASEESEVRPQVGGILRKRLFEEGALVHAGQPLFQIEPVLYQAAANEAQANLATAQATLATAKLRAERYRELGKTRLAAQQDVDDAQATYKEALASRDANRAALDTARTQLRFATVEAPISGRIGRARVTPGALVTASQADAIAKIQQLDPMNVDITQSGSQFLALRRAIADGGVQPATAEVRLKLSDGSDYPLPGTLQFADIDVEETTGSVTLRARFPNPDAQLLPGMYVRAIVGQGIRQQALLVPQAAVDRTPRGDAQAWVVGTDNIVRQRQFTTLRAVGDRWLVGDGLKPGERVVVEGRQGLSDGAKVTVKPAAAAAGKG, encoded by the coding sequence ATGCCCGCGCCTTTTGTCCAGCGTTCCCGCCGCACGCTGTCGTTGCTGCTGTCCGTCGCCCTCGTCACGCTCGCCGGCTGCAAGGGCGAGCGCACCGCGCCGCCGGCGCAGGCCAGGACCGTGGGGGTGGTAACCCTGCAGCCGCAAAGCGTGCCGCTCAGCGCGGAACTGGCCGGGCGCACCGCCGCCTCCGAAGAGTCCGAAGTGCGCCCGCAGGTCGGCGGCATCCTGCGCAAGCGGCTGTTCGAGGAGGGCGCGCTGGTGCACGCCGGGCAGCCGCTGTTCCAGATCGAGCCGGTCCTGTACCAGGCCGCGGCCAACGAGGCGCAGGCCAATCTGGCCACCGCCCAGGCCACGCTGGCGACCGCCAAGCTGCGCGCCGAGCGCTATCGCGAGCTGGGCAAGACCCGGTTGGCCGCGCAGCAGGACGTGGACGACGCCCAGGCCACCTACAAGGAAGCGCTGGCCAGCCGCGACGCCAACCGCGCCGCGCTGGACACCGCGCGCACTCAGTTGCGCTTCGCCACGGTGGAGGCGCCGATCAGCGGCCGCATCGGCCGCGCGCGGGTGACCCCGGGCGCGCTGGTCACCGCCAGCCAGGCCGATGCGATCGCCAAGATCCAGCAGTTGGACCCGATGAACGTGGACATCACCCAGTCCGGTAGCCAGTTCCTGGCGCTGCGCCGCGCGATCGCCGACGGCGGGGTGCAGCCGGCGACCGCCGAAGTGCGGCTGAAGCTGTCCGACGGCAGCGACTATCCGCTGCCGGGCACGCTGCAGTTCGCCGACATCGACGTGGAGGAAACCACCGGCAGCGTGACCCTGCGCGCGCGCTTCCCCAATCCCGACGCGCAGTTGCTGCCGGGCATGTACGTGCGCGCGATCGTCGGCCAGGGCATCCGCCAGCAGGCGCTGCTGGTGCCGCAGGCGGCGGTGGACCGCACCCCGCGCGGCGATGCGCAGGCCTGGGTGGTGGGCACCGACAACATCGTGCGCCAGCGCCAGTTCACCACGCTGCGTGCGGTCGGCGACCGCTGGCTGGTCGGCGACGGGCTCAAGCCCGGCGAGCGGGTGGTGGTGGAGGGCCGGCAGGGACTGAGCGACGGCGCCAAGGTCACGGTCAAGCCGGCCGCCGCTGCCGCCGGCAAAGGCTGA
- a CDS encoding barstar family protein — translation MNTFNFSLNLAEPAASGVYRVANSDLDSIAALGRDAGLRLCRIDLQGCSSKPMLLMRLAAQLDFPIGFGRNWDALMDGLRDLSWLPAKGGYALLLEDAAELQSVAKKDFDVLLELLDDVAKEWAQDGIAFVAFVGLLTGDEAETDERDSQADDLDEDEDDEEAASR, via the coding sequence ATGAACACCTTCAATTTTTCGCTCAACCTGGCCGAGCCGGCCGCATCCGGCGTCTATCGCGTCGCCAACAGCGACCTGGACAGCATCGCCGCGCTCGGCCGCGACGCCGGCCTGCGGCTGTGCCGGATCGACCTGCAGGGCTGCAGCAGCAAGCCGATGCTGCTGATGCGGCTGGCTGCGCAGCTGGACTTCCCGATCGGCTTCGGCCGCAACTGGGATGCATTGATGGACGGCCTGCGCGACCTGTCGTGGCTGCCGGCCAAGGGCGGCTATGCGCTGCTGCTGGAAGACGCGGCCGAACTGCAATCGGTGGCGAAGAAGGATTTCGACGTGCTGCTGGAACTGCTCGACGACGTGGCCAAGGAATGGGCCCAGGACGGCATCGCCTTCGTCGCTTTCGTCGGCCTGCTGACCGGCGACGAAGCCGAGACCGATGAGCGCGACAGCCAGGCCGATGACCTGGACGAAGACGAAGACGACGAAGAAGCCGCTTCGCGATGA
- a CDS encoding TetR/AcrR family transcriptional regulator, with protein sequence MKDRTIARATPPRATPAAAEARAIAPPARQRGRPALARPRLLRAARELLLEHGLEVSLEQIALHAGLTRQSLYNHFSSKADLLMQVFEALNEELQAQLENIGDAASQDLPRALQQIALTVQAHLYAPSSLRLHRLLVQASAQMPDLLQSMHQRRTGRLRQRLSDLLQMLDARGDVRVASPTLAASAFIGAAIGYAYPGAMLNGQAPDREGQQALAAEVVTSFLAAWRYRVPSR encoded by the coding sequence ATGAAGGATCGCACAATCGCCCGCGCCACGCCGCCTCGCGCCACCCCGGCGGCGGCGGAAGCGCGCGCGATTGCGCCGCCCGCGCGCCAGCGCGGACGCCCGGCGCTGGCGCGGCCGCGGTTGCTGCGCGCCGCCCGCGAGCTGCTGCTGGAGCACGGCCTGGAGGTCTCGCTGGAGCAGATCGCGCTGCATGCCGGGCTCACCCGGCAGAGCCTGTACAACCATTTTTCCAGCAAGGCCGACCTGCTGATGCAGGTATTCGAAGCGTTGAACGAAGAACTGCAGGCGCAGCTGGAGAACATCGGCGATGCGGCCTCGCAGGACCTGCCGCGCGCGCTGCAGCAGATCGCGCTGACCGTGCAGGCGCACCTGTACGCACCGTCCTCGCTGCGCCTGCACCGGCTGCTGGTGCAGGCCAGCGCGCAGATGCCGGACCTGCTGCAGTCGATGCACCAGCGCCGCACCGGACGCCTGCGCCAGCGCCTGAGCGACCTGCTGCAGATGCTGGACGCGCGCGGCGACGTGCGCGTGGCCTCGCCCACGCTGGCCGCCAGCGCCTTCATCGGCGCGGCGATCGGCTACGCCTATCCCGGCGCGATGCTCAACGGGCAGGCCCCGGATCGCGAGGGCCAGCAGGCGCTGGCGGCGGAAGTGGTGACCAGCTTCCTCGCCGCCTGGCGCTATCGCGTGCCGTCGCGCTGA
- a CDS encoding adenine phosphoribosyltransferase, with amino-acid sequence MNDSSCCGAPSDAPAHWSGRIRDIADFPKPGIVFKDITPLLADGPDFASALDEMARPWRTTPLDAVLGIESRGFILGAALAHELRTGFVPIRKPGKLPGKTVTQDYTLEYGSDRIEMHADALPAGARVLIVDDVLATGGTLRAALSLVRQLQLEIVGAVVLVELQALQGRERWSDEVPLLATLTY; translated from the coding sequence ATGAACGATTCCTCCTGCTGCGGCGCGCCCAGCGACGCGCCGGCCCACTGGTCCGGCCGCATCCGCGATATCGCCGATTTTCCGAAGCCGGGCATCGTGTTCAAGGACATCACCCCGCTGCTTGCCGACGGCCCGGATTTCGCCTCGGCGCTGGACGAAATGGCGCGTCCCTGGCGCACCACGCCGCTGGACGCGGTGCTGGGCATCGAGTCGCGCGGCTTCATCCTGGGTGCGGCGCTGGCGCACGAACTGCGCACCGGTTTCGTGCCGATCCGCAAGCCGGGCAAGCTGCCGGGCAAGACGGTGACCCAGGATTACACGCTGGAATACGGCAGCGATCGCATCGAGATGCACGCCGACGCGCTGCCGGCCGGCGCGCGGGTACTGATCGTCGACGACGTGCTCGCCACCGGCGGCACCTTGCGTGCGGCGCTGTCGCTAGTGCGGCAACTGCAGCTGGAGATCGTCGGTGCGGTGGTGCTGGTCGAACTGCAGGCGCTGCAGGGGCGCGAGCGCTGGAGCGATGAAGTGCCGCTGTTGGCGACGCTGACGTATTAG